In the Campylobacter sp. RM6914 genome, one interval contains:
- a CDS encoding phage tail protein, whose product MVLSLGGFKFNWKQMGGISRESEFGISSNDRIGNYPALFRANLGDESIKIDGHTLPYQGDKQEALKELYALAGTGQSYPLVTGYGKYLGKFVIAKISESQAIFTNDGLFFTQGFSLELKRDYDG is encoded by the coding sequence ATGGTCTTATCGTTAGGTGGATTTAAATTTAATTGGAAGCAAATGGGCGGCATAAGCCGTGAAAGCGAATTTGGCATAAGCTCTAATGACAGGATAGGAAACTATCCGGCTTTGTTTCGTGCGAATTTAGGAGATGAGAGTATAAAGATAGACGGACACACCTTGCCGTATCAAGGCGACAAGCAAGAGGCTCTAAAAGAGCTTTATGCTCTAGCCGGTACAGGACAAAGCTATCCGCTAGTAACTGGATACGGCAAGTATTTAGGCAAATTTGTAATAGCAAAGATAAGCGAGAGCCAAGCGATTTTTACAAACGACGGGCTATTTTTTACGCAAGGATTTAGTTTAGAGCTTAAAAGGGATTATGATGGATAA
- a CDS encoding phage tail tape measure protein has translation MADTSVGIALNLAVKGLANIDMCGASMKKLALSIKGAGKEARYLMKELKQIKENNLRLDGIKRQMDGFKSQVMERAATAVSLAMPVKFAIDYESAMVNVKKYIEFESEEQFKQIGSEIKQLSSHLGVGFTEIADIAASGGQQGLKANEIMDYTKLVTKLGVAFDMSGKDAGDAAAYVMNNFKLSVKELEKLGNQMNFLDDKMSMVKANELFNILNRTSSNANILGLSADSTAALGASLLSVGKAPEVASTALNSMFNALANLDGQDEKFHKALNKMGMDAQYLKNALKKDAATALQEFILAISNVKGDEQMGVLTDMFGKQFSDDLGSLAVNKDILNNAFNLIKQDSSKSLDEALKLKLKTTKSSLERLINSLKNLGVNIGSVLLPPLATLADGLAKVSNWLSELTEKSPIVSKIISGLGVAIMGFAVILPAVGYAAAFVSGGLLRLKNVFLLLKIEASLATIKLKRLTAALWLKDKAMKALTATTKLLTSAMKALGKFIKGAFWVAGKALVLAYNVALNTLKFTVGAASKAFKFLAIGIRAISAAMMANPLGLILGSIVVVAGIIIANWDKVKAWFMAFIEWLRPIWEPTINGIKQIWNEVGSFFSFITDGWKAIFSGVADFMATVFQEPVEWIKGLFEPLFNWLAEKFSWVGSALDGIKSGVKTALGWVRLGGDEQSYDTPNGGFSSGGGLISSSFSPAAQYQAAAMTASGATINVNFSGGINIATNNGKFDMSEFERQLVSSVKRALKTDEMNAKNRSIIGQ, from the coding sequence ATGGCTGATACGTCAGTAGGCATAGCTTTAAATTTAGCAGTTAAAGGGCTTGCTAATATCGATATGTGCGGTGCTTCTATGAAAAAGCTTGCACTTTCTATTAAAGGAGCGGGCAAAGAGGCGCGCTATTTGATGAAAGAGTTAAAGCAGATAAAAGAAAATAACCTTAGACTTGACGGCATCAAAAGGCAGATGGACGGCTTTAAATCGCAAGTGATGGAGCGAGCCGCTACAGCCGTAAGCCTAGCAATGCCGGTAAAATTTGCCATTGATTACGAGAGTGCCATGGTCAATGTTAAAAAATACATTGAGTTTGAGAGCGAAGAGCAATTTAAGCAAATTGGAAGCGAAATTAAGCAGCTATCATCTCATCTTGGAGTTGGTTTTACAGAGATTGCCGACATAGCCGCTAGTGGAGGCCAACAAGGTTTAAAGGCTAATGAAATAATGGATTACACTAAGCTTGTAACAAAGCTAGGCGTAGCTTTTGATATGAGCGGTAAGGACGCAGGCGATGCGGCAGCTTATGTAATGAATAACTTTAAACTAAGCGTAAAAGAGCTTGAAAAGCTTGGAAACCAGATGAACTTTTTAGACGATAAAATGTCAATGGTAAAAGCAAATGAGCTATTTAATATCCTAAATAGAACTTCATCAAATGCTAATATTTTAGGGCTCAGTGCGGATAGCACGGCAGCACTTGGAGCTAGTTTATTAAGCGTAGGAAAAGCCCCAGAAGTAGCCTCTACTGCACTAAATTCAATGTTTAACGCATTAGCGAATTTGGACGGGCAGGACGAGAAATTTCATAAAGCCTTAAACAAGATGGGAATGGACGCGCAATATCTAAAAAATGCCCTTAAAAAAGATGCCGCAACCGCCTTGCAAGAGTTTATTTTAGCCATTAGCAACGTAAAAGGCGATGAGCAAATGGGCGTATTAACCGATATGTTCGGCAAACAATTTAGCGACGATCTGGGCTCACTAGCCGTCAATAAAGACATTTTAAACAATGCCTTTAATCTTATAAAGCAAGATAGCAGCAAGAGTCTAGATGAGGCATTAAAGCTTAAACTAAAAACCACAAAAAGTAGTCTAGAGCGCCTTATAAATTCGCTTAAAAATTTAGGCGTAAATATCGGTAGCGTTTTATTGCCGCCGCTTGCTACTCTAGCAGACGGACTGGCTAAGGTGTCAAATTGGTTAAGCGAATTAACCGAAAAAAGCCCTATCGTAAGTAAAATTATAAGCGGACTTGGCGTAGCTATAATGGGCTTTGCCGTGATTTTACCTGCCGTAGGTTACGCAGCGGCTTTTGTAAGCGGCGGGCTATTAAGGCTTAAAAACGTGTTTTTGCTCTTAAAGATTGAGGCCTCGCTGGCTACTATAAAATTAAAGAGGCTAACGGCTGCTCTTTGGCTAAAAGACAAAGCAATGAAAGCACTTACGGCCACGACAAAGCTACTAACTTCTGCTATGAAAGCTTTGGGTAAATTCATAAAAGGTGCCTTTTGGGTTGCAGGGAAAGCACTTGTTTTAGCTTACAACGTAGCGCTAAACACTCTTAAATTTACAGTCGGTGCAGCAAGCAAAGCGTTTAAATTTCTAGCTATCGGCATAAGAGCGATCAGTGCGGCGATGATGGCTAATCCTTTGGGTTTGATATTAGGCAGTATCGTAGTAGTCGCAGGAATAATCATTGCAAACTGGGATAAGGTAAAGGCGTGGTTTATGGCATTTATAGAGTGGTTACGTCCCATTTGGGAGCCGACAATCAACGGCATAAAGCAGATTTGGAACGAGGTCGGCTCATTTTTTAGCTTTATAACCGATGGGTGGAAAGCAATATTTAGCGGCGTGGCTGATTTTATGGCAACAGTATTTCAAGAGCCCGTAGAATGGATAAAGGGGCTATTTGAGCCGCTATTTAACTGGCTGGCAGAGAAATTTAGCTGGGTTGGCTCTGCACTTGATGGTATAAAAAGCGGAGTTAAAACAGCTCTTGGCTGGGTGAGGCTTGGTGGCGATGAGCAAAGCTATGATACGCCAAATGGCGGATTTAGTAGCGGCGGCGGACTAATATCATCTAGCTTTAGCCCTGCCGCACAATATCAGGCAGCAGCCATGACTGCAAGCGGAGCCACAATAAATGTAAATTTTAGTGGCGGTATAAATATTGCCACAAACAACGGCAAATTTGATATGAGCGAGTTTGAAAGACAGCTAGTAAGTAGCGTAAAAAGGGCTTTAAAAACTGATGAGATGAATGCCAAAAATAGAAGCATTATAGGACAATAA
- a CDS encoding phage tail assembly protein, whose product MQKKIIEEKGNKYSVIKLSDGKEIKIRYPKGRDLRFAMSGAKSDEATLTFRLASSLTCLSEAELDELEANDCATILKEVSSFLA is encoded by the coding sequence ATGCAAAAGAAAATCATAGAAGAAAAAGGTAATAAATATAGCGTCATCAAGCTAAGCGATGGTAAAGAGATAAAAATTCGCTATCCAAAAGGCAGAGATTTAAGGTTTGCCATGAGTGGGGCAAAGAGCGATGAAGCAACGCTAACATTTAGGTTAGCAAGTAGCTTAACTTGCCTAAGCGAAGCTGAGCTTGACGAGCTAGAAGCGAATGATTGTGCGACCATTTTAAAAGAGGTGAGTAGTTTTTTAGCATAG
- a CDS encoding phage major tail tube protein — MTKRQIPDVIQEANVFINGQGYLGVTKNLKVPTLEFETVEAKGALSTNYSTGMLKATELEFKISKIDKNQFVSIGLNSFTDRIPFLFKASIFRSGKGDPVPFSMAATGDIISWEVSEFESGKEVEVSVKLSAHFLDINIDNVPMVVKDVENMICLISGVDYMAKVRSNLGE, encoded by the coding sequence ATGACAAAACGACAAATCCCGGACGTTATTCAAGAAGCCAACGTTTTTATTAACGGACAAGGCTATTTAGGTGTTACAAAGAATTTAAAGGTGCCAACACTTGAGTTTGAAACCGTTGAGGCAAAAGGTGCTTTAAGCACAAACTACTCAACTGGTATGCTAAAAGCTACCGAGCTTGAGTTTAAAATTTCAAAGATTGATAAAAACCAGTTTGTATCTATCGGACTAAATTCATTTACCGATCGTATCCCATTTTTATTTAAAGCCTCTATTTTTAGAAGTGGTAAGGGCGACCCTGTGCCATTTTCAATGGCAGCAACAGGCGATATCATAAGCTGGGAGGTTAGCGAGTTTGAAAGCGGTAAAGAGGTTGAAGTAAGTGTAAAGCTTTCGGCTCATTTTTTAGATATAAACATAGATAACGTGCCAATGGTAGTTAAGGATGTTGAAAACATGATATGCCTTATTTCAGGCGTTGATTACATGGCAAAAGTTAGATCAAATTTAGGAGAGTGA
- a CDS encoding phage tail sheath family protein — protein sequence MSAKFGVNVTISAEAARPIQVESTTPIGIAGHEELLENGLHFFMTTDKAIDALNELYKKDENKSKKKGSIYRALRAISDQAVNTQIILSVFTKDEDEDGNDEISACVNAIGLFEKAKVQTGYRPNIIIAPEFSGEDAIKAKLESVAKRLKATGIVDIKANNASEAIVKMKDFGTNRLIAAYPNVKIWDDETNDYAYAPQSARIAGMIAYTDGSSEFGYSDSYSNRVMGGVVGLADDIDYEPGETCTADELRAAHISTIIRESGFRTWGGETSDQDTIWQDLARVRIFDRISQAAQKGVFFAIDRKADQLYHAKRSVEELLRQLVGAKVLLGYELSWSEKNTDATVTAGKFYLDVRMQNNPILKQLTLDFIYVDSYSSRLMDDLNK from the coding sequence ATGAGCGCAAAATTTGGAGTAAACGTAACCATCAGCGCAGAGGCAGCAAGACCGATTCAGGTTGAAAGCACGACGCCTATCGGGATTGCCGGACATGAAGAACTGCTTGAAAACGGACTTCACTTTTTTATGACAACAGATAAAGCGATAGACGCATTAAACGAGCTTTATAAAAAAGATGAGAATAAAAGCAAGAAAAAAGGCTCAATTTATAGAGCCCTACGTGCCATTTCAGATCAAGCTGTAAATACACAGATTATCCTATCTGTTTTTACAAAAGATGAGGACGAAGATGGAAATGATGAAATTTCAGCTTGCGTAAATGCGATCGGACTATTTGAAAAAGCTAAAGTGCAAACGGGCTACCGCCCAAATATTATTATAGCCCCTGAGTTTTCGGGCGAAGATGCGATAAAAGCAAAGCTTGAAAGTGTAGCAAAACGCTTAAAGGCTACGGGTATCGTAGATATAAAAGCAAACAATGCAAGCGAAGCGATAGTTAAGATGAAAGACTTTGGCACAAATCGCCTGATCGCAGCCTATCCAAACGTTAAAATTTGGGATGATGAAACAAACGATTATGCTTACGCGCCGCAATCGGCACGAATAGCCGGCATGATAGCTTATACCGACGGATCAAGCGAGTTTGGCTATTCAGACTCTTACTCAAACCGAGTAATGGGCGGAGTCGTAGGACTAGCCGATGATATAGATTATGAGCCGGGTGAGACTTGCACGGCGGATGAGCTTAGGGCGGCTCATATCTCAACTATCATTAGAGAGAGCGGCTTTAGAACTTGGGGTGGTGAAACATCAGACCAAGATACCATTTGGCAGGATCTAGCCCGTGTTAGGATATTTGACCGCATTTCACAGGCGGCTCAAAAGGGAGTATTCTTTGCGATCGACCGCAAGGCAGATCAACTCTATCACGCAAAAAGAAGCGTCGAGGAGCTTTTACGTCAGCTTGTAGGTGCAAAGGTATTGCTTGGATATGAGCTATCTTGGAGCGAAAAGAATACGGATGCAACGGTTACGGCAGGTAAATTCTATCTAGACGTAAGAATGCAAAATAATCCGATACTTAAACAGCTAACGCTAGATTTTATCTATGTGGATAGCTACTCGAGCCGGCTAATGGATGATTTAAATAAATAA
- a CDS encoding DUF1353 domain-containing protein → MNEIKRPILKPFSKDRFELVESYEYGNIVVPAAYKTNGANVPRILWSIFPPNSPEYLSAIVVHDWLCDEAELIFELGSLEPAKRLFKTADETLREMMTALGVAKWKAYVFYLACRTWHIIKYK, encoded by the coding sequence ATGAATGAGATTAAAAGACCGATACTTAAACCCTTTTCAAAAGACCGATTTGAGTTAGTCGAGTCATACGAGTACGGCAATATCGTAGTTCCAGCAGCATACAAGACAAACGGAGCGAATGTACCTAGAATTCTTTGGAGCATATTTCCACCAAATAGCCCTGAGTATCTTTCGGCGATAGTGGTGCACGACTGGCTTTGCGATGAAGCTGAACTCATCTTTGAACTGGGCTCTTTAGAGCCAGCAAAGAGGCTTTTTAAAACAGCCGACGAAACCCTGCGTGAGATGATGACGGCACTCGGCGTAGCAAAGTGGAAGGCGTATGTATTTTACTTAGCATGCCGTACGTGGCACATCATAAAATACAAATAA